One Oncorhynchus keta strain PuntledgeMale-10-30-2019 chromosome 22, Oket_V2, whole genome shotgun sequence DNA window includes the following coding sequences:
- the LOC118401382 gene encoding E3 ubiquitin-protein ligase RNF126-like — MAEAPPWPSRFFCHRCSEEISPRLPDYTCPRCESGFIEELLEDRRSENGSTSTISSGDQNQHPFENVDPSNIFTFPSGYGQFAMGVFDDSFDFGAGLGGAGLGGAGLGGAGLGTEDNRDAENRREREMASRQRYGARQPRGRHGVRRQAGRPEGVPTLEGIIQQLVNGIIAPAAVPNIGVGPWGVLHSNPMDYAWGANGLDAIITQLLNQFENTGPPPADGDKIMSLPTVLITQEHVGSGLECPVCKEDYSAGENVRQLPCNHLFHNDCIVPWLEQHDTCPVCRKSLSGLNTAMNPPGLSGMNFASSSAPPSSSSTSNENSANNS, encoded by the exons ATGGCGGAAGCACCTCCATGGCCCAGCCGGTTTTTCTGTCACAGATGTTCGGAAGAGATCAGCCCTCGTCTCCCC GATTACACATGTCCTCGGTGTGAATCTGGCTTTATCGAGGAACTGCTGGAGGACCGACG CAGTGAAAATGGGTCCACATCCACCATCTCCAGCGGTGACCAGAACCAACATCCATTTGAG AATGTGGACCCTTCAAATATATTTACGTTCCCCTCGGGTTACGGCCAGTTTGCTATGGGTGTCTTTGACGACTCCTTTGACTTCGGAGCGGGGCTGGGAGGAGCTGGGTTGGGAGGAGCAGGGCTAGGAGGAGCTGGATTGGGAACAGAGGACAACCGCGACGCCGAGAATCGGCGAGAACGGGAGATGGCATCACGGCAGCGATACGGCGCCAGACAACCTCGCGGTCGCCATGGCGTCagaaggcaggcagggagaccggagggagTGCCCACTTTAGAGGG AATCATTCAGCAGCTAGTGAATGGAATAATCGCGCCTGCGGCAGTGCCAAATATTGGTGTGGGACCCTG GGGCGTGCTTCACTCAAACCCCATGGATTACGCCTGGGGTGCCAACGGACTAGATgcaatcattacacag TTATTAAATCAGTTTGAGAACACTGGCCCTCCACCAGCTGATGGGGACAAAATCATGAGCCTTCCCACAGTCCTAATCACACAGGAGCATGTAG GCTCTGGTCTAGAATGTCCAGTGTGTAAAGAAGACTACAGTGCTGGAGAAAACGTTAGGCAACTTCCATGTAATCATTTGTTTCACAATGATTGCATAGTACCCTGGCTTGAACAG CACGACACATGTCCAGTGTGCAGGAAAAGCTTAAGTGGACTGAACACAGCCATGAATCCTCCAGGTCTATCAGGGATGAACTTTGCCTCTTCCTCTGCACCCCCGTCCTCCAGCTCAACCAGCAATGAGAACTCGGCCAACAACTCCTAA